A stretch of the Coprobacillus cateniformis genome encodes the following:
- a CDS encoding GNAT family N-acetyltransferase yields MKYSKIIILKNGMECCLRNATESDGQLVLDNFTLTHTQTDYLLTYPDENTFDAAQESRILKEKENSENEIEIIAIIDGAVIGTAGIEAVGAKYKVRHRAEFGISVLKKFWELGIGQALMASCIELLYIKYKMYLSGEHFPIK; encoded by the coding sequence ATGAAATATAGCAAAATAATAATATTAAAGAATGGTATGGAATGTTGTTTGAGAAATGCAACTGAAAGTGATGGACAGCTTGTATTAGATAACTTCACTTTAACTCATACCCAAACCGACTATTTACTTACATATCCCGATGAAAACACTTTTGATGCAGCACAAGAAAGCCGGATTCTGAAAGAGAAGGAAAATAGTGAAAATGAAATCGAGATTATTGCTATAATTGATGGCGCAGTTATAGGGACTGCTGGAATCGAGGCAGTAGGGGCGAAATACAAGGTACGGCATCGTGCTGAATTTGGTATTAGTGTTCTGAAAAAGTTTTGGGAACTTGGAATTGGACAAGCATTGATGGCTTCATGTATTGAATTACTATATATTAAATATAAGATGTATCTTAGTGGTGAACATTTTCCCATAAAATGA
- a CDS encoding glycoside hydrolase family 1 protein has translation MLKDNFLWGGSVSSMQTEGAWNIDGKGPSNYDVRKIKPGFSDWKMAIDFYHRYKEDINLFAEMGFNTYRFSISWSRILPTGGEEVNQQGLDFYENIVDEMLLKGIEPIICMHHFDVPLELVEKYGGWWSKEFIESFKRLTTAVVDRLGKKVKYWFPINEQNAIMFSSFMFPTTDLASNDMKGRDQRSTQSVHNAHVAGAFLRYYVKRVNPNAQVGGMVCYSPFYPNDCNPVTIHKAKRIQEMFILSTLDVIVEGHYSNETLKTWERYDIMPKMTEEELTLIKDNPAEFIGFSYYCSRLVNESTSEDTNPEELMKLLTSMMSNNMEKNPYLKQSEWSWTIDEIGFRIALNDIYRRYKKPIIILECGIGVDEKLNDNMSVDDDYRIDYFKNHLVEMKKAIEIDGVDCFGFLTWGPIDILSSQGEMKKRYGFIYVDRGETDFKDMKRYKKKSFHWFKKVIESNGEVLDL, from the coding sequence ATGTTAAAGGATAATTTTCTATGGGGTGGATCTGTTTCAAGTATGCAAACAGAAGGTGCATGGAATATAGATGGAAAGGGACCTTCAAATTATGATGTCAGAAAAATTAAGCCTGGTTTCTCAGACTGGAAAATGGCGATTGATTTTTATCATCGTTACAAAGAAGATATTAATTTATTTGCTGAAATGGGATTTAATACTTATCGCTTTTCTATTTCGTGGTCAAGAATTTTACCAACGGGAGGAGAAGAGGTAAATCAACAAGGTTTAGATTTCTATGAAAATATTGTTGATGAAATGTTATTAAAAGGAATAGAACCAATTATTTGTATGCATCATTTTGATGTCCCTCTTGAATTGGTTGAAAAATATGGTGGTTGGTGGTCTAAAGAATTTATTGAGTCATTTAAAAGATTAACAACTGCTGTGGTTGATAGATTAGGAAAAAAAGTTAAATATTGGTTCCCTATTAATGAACAAAATGCAATTATGTTTTCTTCATTTATGTTTCCAACAACTGATTTAGCTAGTAATGATATGAAAGGACGTGATCAAAGATCAACACAATCAGTACATAATGCTCATGTGGCAGGAGCATTTCTTAGATATTATGTAAAAAGAGTTAATCCTAATGCACAAGTTGGAGGAATGGTTTGTTATTCACCATTTTACCCAAATGATTGTAACCCAGTTACAATTCATAAGGCAAAACGTATTCAGGAAATGTTTATATTATCTACTTTAGATGTTATTGTTGAAGGACATTACTCAAATGAAACACTTAAGACATGGGAAAGATATGATATCATGCCTAAAATGACAGAAGAGGAACTTACATTAATTAAAGATAATCCAGCAGAATTCATTGGTTTTAGTTATTATTGTTCTCGTCTAGTTAATGAAAGCACATCAGAAGACACTAATCCAGAAGAATTAATGAAATTATTAACATCTATGATGTCAAATAATATGGAGAAAAATCCATATCTTAAGCAAAGTGAATGGTCTTGGACAATTGATGAAATAGGTTTTAGAATAGCATTAAACGATATATATCGTCGTTATAAAAAACCAATTATTATTTTAGAATGTGGAATTGGTGTTGATGAAAAACTTAATGACAATATGAGTGTTGACGATGACTATCGGATTGATTATTTTAAGAATCATTTAGTAGAAATGAAAAAAGCAATTGAGATTGATGGAGTAGACTGTTTTGGTTTTTTAACTTGGGGACCTATAGATATTTTGAGTTCACAAGGTGAAATGAAAAAACGTTATGGTTTTATATATGTTGATCGTGGTGAAACAGATTTTAAGGATATGAAGCGTTACAAGAAAAAGAGTTTTCATTGGTTTAAAAAAGTCATTGAATCTAATGGAGAAGTGCTAGATTTATAA
- a CDS encoding nuclear transport factor 2 family protein codes for MLSPKEVVNKWVDAFNASDVDMISSLYDNNATNHQVANEPVVGVVAIREMFANEFATAKMVCIVENIFEDGQWAILEWKDPLGLRGCGFFHVVNEKILFQRGYWDKLSFLKQHNLPVKE; via the coding sequence ATGCTAAGTCCGAAAGAAGTAGTAAATAAATGGGTAGACGCTTTTAATGCCAGTGATGTGGACATGATTAGTAGTCTGTATGATAATAATGCAACAAACCATCAAGTTGCAAATGAACCTGTTGTAGGAGTTGTGGCTATTAGAGAAATGTTTGCAAATGAGTTTGCAACTGCAAAAATGGTTTGTATTGTGGAAAATATTTTTGAAGATGGGCAATGGGCTATCTTAGAGTGGAAAGACCCGTTAGGATTACGTGGGTGCGGATTTTTCCATGTTGTAAATGAAAAGATATTATTCCAGCGTGGATATTGGGATAAACTTTCTTTTTTAAAGCAACATAATCTCCCTGTAAAAGAATAA
- a CDS encoding PRD domain-containing protein, producing the protein MKVIKNINNNTSICLDSNNQEVVAFGKGIGFIKPPYEIDISKVERTFYDVNPDFVQMINLIPDKVFELSVKIVNYAQQNIEKLTNSNIIFTLADHINFAIKRCEEKMVIDVPVYYDIQHLYPHEFAVGEYALKEIKKVMSIQLPKEEIIGIALHLINAKAIVSSYQKNEGNNDAIESITHIIESFFSITVERKSFNYSRFVSHIQYLLKRGSEGQYIMSDNQEMFQTLTSSFPSVYECAKQIDDYIFKKFNYTFNDEEILYLMLHINRLCAREDCYQ; encoded by the coding sequence ATGAAAGTCATTAAAAACATTAACAATAATACATCTATTTGTTTAGATAGTAACAATCAAGAAGTTGTTGCTTTTGGAAAAGGTATAGGTTTTATTAAACCGCCATATGAGATAGATATATCTAAAGTCGAAAGAACATTCTATGATGTCAATCCAGATTTTGTTCAAATGATAAATCTTATTCCAGATAAAGTCTTTGAGCTATCTGTTAAAATAGTGAATTATGCTCAACAAAATATTGAAAAGTTAACAAATTCAAATATTATCTTTACTTTAGCAGATCATATTAACTTTGCTATAAAAAGATGTGAAGAAAAGATGGTTATAGATGTACCTGTTTATTATGATATTCAACACTTATATCCTCATGAATTTGCAGTTGGAGAGTATGCGTTAAAAGAAATTAAAAAAGTGATGAGCATTCAATTACCTAAAGAAGAGATTATTGGAATTGCTTTACATCTGATTAATGCAAAAGCAATAGTGAGTAGTTATCAAAAAAATGAAGGAAATAATGATGCTATTGAAAGTATAACTCACATTATTGAAAGTTTCTTTTCAATTACTGTAGAAAGAAAAAGTTTTAACTATTCAAGGTTTGTATCACATATTCAGTACTTATTAAAAAGAGGAAGTGAAGGACAATATATAATGTCTGATAATCAAGAGATGTTTCAAACATTAACCTCTTCTTTTCCAAGCGTGTATGAGTGTGCAAAACAAATTGATGATTATATTTTCAAGAAATTTAACTATACGTTTAATGATGAAGAAATATTATATTTAATGTTACATATAAATAGACTTTGTGCTCGTGAGGATTGTTACCAATAG
- a CDS encoding AAA family ATPase encodes MDTLKNTSVFNDITLLDDNEDYHMISMDEVEEKEIQWLIPNYIPKEQITLIVGDGGVGKTTSWTSIISALSKGELCFFENQEEDKREPLKIGFFSSEDPHDSIIKKKLRLNLAKQSNVKTIPITDKRFHKVKFNSQYLEGLIIENKLEVLVFDPLQSFIGDSVNMGARNTMRSTLNNLIALGKIYHVTIIIIVHTNKREMAGGRNRASDSSDIWDIARSVIFVGDASDEGIHYFSQEKSNYGKLQPTTLFKIEDSVIVKVGTTSKKDFDFQKEKTKGNKKKSLVEEAKEAVISLLNDHDAYSDEIYNLAEELDISKSTLKRARAELTSEGIIKPKRTGSNKGNDKQRTIFSLVKKV; translated from the coding sequence TTGGATACCTTAAAAAACACTTCAGTTTTTAATGATATAACTTTACTTGATGATAATGAAGATTATCATATGATTTCAATGGATGAAGTTGAAGAAAAAGAAATACAATGGCTTATTCCCAACTATATTCCTAAAGAACAAATAACTTTGATTGTTGGTGATGGAGGGGTTGGTAAGACAACCTCTTGGACCAGCATTATATCAGCATTATCAAAAGGAGAGTTATGTTTCTTTGAAAATCAAGAAGAAGATAAAAGAGAACCTTTAAAAATTGGTTTTTTTAGTTCAGAAGATCCACATGATAGTATCATTAAAAAGAAGTTGCGACTCAATTTAGCAAAACAAAGCAATGTGAAAACAATTCCAATAACAGATAAGAGATTTCATAAAGTGAAATTCAATAGTCAATATCTAGAAGGTTTAATTATAGAAAATAAGTTAGAAGTATTAGTCTTTGATCCATTACAAAGCTTTATTGGTGATAGTGTTAATATGGGCGCAAGAAATACTATGAGAAGTACTCTTAATAACCTTATTGCATTGGGTAAAATATATCATGTCACAATCATCATTATTGTTCACACAAATAAACGAGAAATGGCAGGTGGACGAAATAGAGCATCTGATAGTTCTGATATTTGGGATATTGCAAGAAGTGTTATTTTTGTAGGAGATGCAAGTGATGAGGGTATTCATTATTTTTCGCAGGAAAAAAGTAATTATGGGAAATTGCAACCTACAACCTTATTTAAAATTGAAGATAGTGTGATTGTTAAAGTAGGAACGACTTCTAAAAAGGATTTTGACTTTCAAAAAGAAAAAACAAAAGGTAATAAGAAAAAATCATTGGTTGAAGAAGCTAAAGAAGCAGTTATAAGTTTATTAAATGACCATGATGCTTATTCAGATGAAATCTACAATTTAGCAGAAGAATTAGACATAAGCAAATCGACACTTAAAAGAGCAAGAGCAGAACTTACAAGTGAAGGAATAATCAAACCAAAAAGAACAGGTTCTAATAAAGGTAATGATAAACAAAGAACGATATTTAGTTTAGTAAAAAAAGTATAA
- the tet(32) gene encoding tetracycline resistance ribosomal protection protein Tet(32), translating to MKIINIGILAHVDAGKTTLTESLLYTSGAIAEQGNVDKGTTRTDTMILERKRGITIQTAVTSFCWNDYKINIVDTPGHMDFLTEAYRSLSVLDGAVLVISAKDGVQAQTRILFHALQKMNIPTIIFVNKIDQNGIDLQRVYQSIKDKLTSDMIVMQEVALSPKITITDISDLDKWDIIISGSDELLERYVAEDSLDIQELQYEKCKRTRCCSLFPVYHGSAKDNLGTEKLIEAITETFITETDDIQSELCGYVFKVEYTDRKKRLSYLRLYHGTLHLRDALPLSKKKKIKITEMCIPLNGKIVPADHAYPGEIVILADDTLKLNDILGNEKLLPQKTQIDNPMPLLRTTVEPQKPEQREALLNALVEIADTDPLLHFEIDTVTHEIMLSFLGKVQLEVICSLLEEKYHVGVVMKEPSVIYLERPQKKASFTIHIEVPPNPFWASIGLTVTPLPVGSGTQYKSEVSLGYLNQSFQNAVMEGVCYGMEQGLYGWGVTDCQICFDYGVYYSPVSTPADFRFLAPVVLEQALKKAGTQLLEPYLSFTLFAPQEYLSRAYNDALKYCAIIESTRLEKDEVIFKGEIPARCIGEYRNDLNFYTNGRSVCITELKGYQETSGEPVFQPRRPNSRLDKVRHMFQKIM from the coding sequence ATGAAAATAATCAATATTGGCATTCTTGCCCATGTAGACGCAGGAAAAACAACATTGACGGAAAGCCTGCTATACACCAGTGGAGCGATTGCGGAACAAGGAAACGTGGATAAAGGAACTACAAGAACAGACACTATGATTTTGGAACGGAAACGGGGAATCACCATTCAGACAGCGGTTACTTCTTTTTGCTGGAATGATTATAAAATCAATATCGTGGACACTCCTGGTCATATGGATTTTTTAACCGAAGCATACCGCTCTTTATCTGTCCTTGACGGAGCTGTTTTAGTCATTTCGGCAAAAGACGGCGTACAGGCACAGACCCGTATATTATTCCATGCGCTTCAGAAGATGAACATCCCGACAATTATCTTCGTAAATAAGATAGACCAAAATGGAATCGACCTGCAGCGTGTTTACCAAAGCATTAAAGATAAACTTACCAGTGATATGATTGTCATGCAGGAGGTTGCCTTGTCGCCAAAGATAACCATAACCGATATTTCTGATTTGGACAAATGGGATATTATTATTTCTGGAAGCGATGAACTATTAGAACGATATGTTGCAGAGGATTCTTTGGATATACAGGAATTACAATATGAAAAGTGCAAAAGAACCAGATGCTGCTCTTTGTTTCCTGTTTATCATGGGAGTGCAAAAGACAATTTAGGAACAGAAAAACTGATTGAAGCGATTACAGAAACTTTCATTACAGAAACAGACGATATTCAGTCTGAATTATGTGGATATGTTTTTAAGGTTGAGTATACAGACCGGAAAAAACGGCTTTCTTATTTACGCCTGTATCATGGGACGCTCCATTTACGGGATGCTCTGCCACTGTCAAAAAAGAAAAAAATAAAGATTACAGAAATGTGTATTCCGTTAAATGGTAAAATCGTCCCGGCTGACCATGCTTATCCGGGAGAAATTGTTATTTTAGCTGATGATACTTTGAAACTGAACGACATTCTGGGGAATGAAAAACTCTTACCTCAAAAAACACAGATTGATAATCCCATGCCATTACTTCGGACAACCGTAGAGCCGCAAAAGCCGGAGCAAAGGGAAGCCCTGTTAAATGCCCTCGTAGAGATTGCTGATACAGACCCTCTTTTGCATTTTGAAATTGATACTGTTACCCATGAGATTATGTTATCTTTTTTGGGAAAAGTACAGTTAGAAGTTATTTGTTCGCTATTAGAAGAAAAATATCATGTGGGCGTGGTTATGAAAGAGCCTTCGGTTATTTATCTGGAAAGACCGCAAAAAAAAGCAAGCTTCACGATTCATATTGAAGTGCCGCCGAATCCGTTTTGGGCATCTATTGGTTTGACTGTAACACCGCTTCCTGTTGGAAGCGGAACACAATATAAAAGCGAGGTATCTCTCGGATATTTAAACCAAAGTTTTCAAAATGCCGTCATGGAGGGTGTGTGTTATGGAATGGAGCAGGGCTTATATGGCTGGGGAGTGACAGACTGCCAAATTTGTTTTGATTATGGAGTTTATTACAGTCCAGTCAGTACCCCCGCTGATTTTCGTTTTCTTGCACCTGTCGTGTTGGAGCAAGCATTGAAAAAAGCAGGAACACAGCTGTTGGAACCATACCTTTCCTTTACTCTTTTTGCACCGCAGGAATATCTTTCACGGGCTTATAATGACGCACTAAAGTATTGCGCAATAATTGAATCAACCAGACTTGAAAAAGATGAAGTTATTTTTAAGGGGGAAATCCCTGCCCGTTGTATCGGTGAATATAGGAATGATTTGAATTTTTATACAAATGGAAGAAGTGTTTGTATTACAGAATTAAAAGGGTATCAGGAAACTTCCGGCGAGCCTGTGTTTCAGCCACGCCGCCCGAACAGCCGTTTAGATAAGGTTCGCCATATGTTTCAGAAGATAATGTAA
- a CDS encoding XRE family transcriptional regulator: protein MNQKQRDITTGKQIRHLRTQAGMTQEELARELNVTRQALSNWERDVNEPDLNMLKKICFLFGVYMDDFAKGVITKMETYEKKEKQQFNRYDMAIGLFYAVGIFLGIGIFFVGGFMTMSGAGWGASLFGGGCFSLVFGLICHAVITLRRNDK, encoded by the coding sequence TTGAACCAGAAACAGAGGGATATTACAACAGGAAAGCAAATACGCCATCTGCGGACACAAGCGGGAATGACGCAAGAAGAATTAGCTAGAGAATTGAATGTCACTCGGCAGGCATTATCGAATTGGGAGAGAGATGTTAATGAACCTGATTTAAATATGTTGAAAAAAATTTGTTTTCTTTTTGGCGTTTACATGGACGATTTTGCGAAGGGGGTAATAACAAAAATGGAAACATATGAAAAAAAGGAGAAACAACAATTTAATAGGTACGATATGGCAATTGGACTTTTTTATGCTGTTGGTATATTTCTTGGCATTGGTATTTTCTTTGTTGGCGGTTTTATGACAATGTCGGGTGCAGGGTGGGGAGCATCACTATTTGGCGGTGGCTGTTTTTCTCTTGTATTTGGCTTGATATGCCATGCAGTTATTACATTGAGAAGAAATGACAAATGA
- a CDS encoding TnpV protein has protein sequence MKEIEYIEINGLLYPKLTLPPQKEIHLTRFGRKRLQYLKQYRPIFYTNLLTSGELNEHLQMIDDEANVLYDRLIEQYKVKRNITKELKEKDQMKWIQEMNNIQNCVEEVINKQIIHI, from the coding sequence ATGAAAGAAATTGAATACATTGAAATTAATGGATTATTATATCCAAAATTAACATTACCGCCTCAAAAGGAAATACATTTAACAAGGTTTGGTAGAAAGAGATTGCAGTATCTAAAGCAATATCGACCAATATTTTATACAAATTTATTAACAAGTGGTGAATTAAATGAACATCTGCAAATGATAGATGATGAAGCAAATGTATTATATGATAGATTGATTGAACAATATAAAGTTAAAAGAAATATTACTAAAGAACTTAAAGAAAAAGATCAAATGAAATGGATTCAAGAGATGAATAACATTCAAAACTGTGTTGAAGAGGTTATTAATAAACAAATTATTCATATTTAA
- a CDS encoding plasmid mobilization protein has product MKRNKEVKVRFTDDELMLLNSYVLKAGYTSRENYMRTTLLKSVPKEQPSIDYQRLINEFNSIGNNLNQLVKLAYYQPLIEQESLSVLTQLKSLISFTESMIRGVV; this is encoded by the coding sequence ATGAAACGAAATAAAGAAGTTAAAGTGAGATTTACTGATGACGAATTAATGCTTTTAAACAGCTATGTTTTGAAAGCAGGTTATACCAGCCGAGAAAATTATATGAGAACAACTTTGTTAAAAAGTGTTCCAAAAGAACAGCCATCAATTGATTATCAAAGGCTAATCAATGAGTTTAATTCTATTGGTAATAATCTCAATCAATTGGTGAAATTAGCTTATTATCAGCCATTAATTGAACAAGAGTCATTATCTGTTCTAACACAGTTAAAATCTCTTATATCATTCACAGAATCAATGATAAGAGGTGTTGTATAA
- a CDS encoding PTS transporter subunit EIIC, whose product MAKKNYEALADEIIEVMGGKENMTFFIHCLTRLRFNVKDKGLIDNEKLKNIKGVVGSQWQGDQFQIIIGQHVGDVYKVICQKAGFEVKEIIKEDADVPKKKLSISLIFDSISGCVTPLLPLIIGGGLIKAVLLILLQFKLISVESSTYMVLSFTGDAAFYFLPVFLGATGAKKFGANMGYGMLLGATLIHPQFIEAISKGTALSIYNIPIHAASYASTIFPMILATFVLSYVEKYITKFTPQMLKSLVVPLFTLLIMLPLTLCVLAPMGSVLGSYLSTGITWLYDTTGFLAVGVVCGVYVFLCMTGMHTALLPILFTMLATVGYEPITVIASMLYTINQGVVTLVVAAKTKDKDVKSEALTCTITSFVAGISEPALFGFSLKNKKLLYCSMIGCFCGGIYAGLMKVYCFAVAGTVGFLGLPGFIGSDSMNLINMIIAIAISCIVTFVLGIKFGYQNKEEIKC is encoded by the coding sequence ATGGCTAAGAAAAATTATGAAGCTTTAGCTGATGAAATTATTGAGGTTATGGGTGGAAAAGAAAATATGACTTTCTTTATTCATTGTCTTACACGTTTACGTTTTAATGTCAAAGATAAAGGTTTAATTGATAACGAAAAATTAAAAAATATAAAAGGAGTTGTTGGTAGTCAATGGCAAGGAGATCAATTTCAAATTATCATTGGTCAACATGTTGGTGATGTATACAAGGTCATCTGTCAGAAAGCTGGATTTGAGGTTAAAGAGATTATTAAGGAAGATGCTGATGTGCCAAAGAAAAAGCTAAGTATTAGTTTAATATTTGATAGTATATCAGGATGTGTAACACCTCTTCTTCCTTTAATAATAGGTGGAGGATTAATAAAGGCAGTACTGCTTATATTATTACAATTCAAATTAATCAGTGTAGAGAGTTCAACATATATGGTTTTATCCTTTACAGGAGATGCAGCCTTTTATTTCTTACCAGTATTTTTAGGGGCGACTGGCGCTAAAAAGTTTGGTGCAAATATGGGGTATGGGATGCTACTTGGAGCAACGTTAATACATCCACAATTCATCGAAGCAATAAGTAAAGGAACTGCATTATCTATCTATAACATTCCAATTCATGCAGCATCATATGCAAGTACTATATTTCCAATGATTCTCGCAACATTTGTTTTATCTTATGTAGAAAAATATATAACAAAGTTTACTCCTCAAATGTTAAAATCATTGGTTGTTCCATTGTTTACACTTTTAATTATGTTGCCATTAACATTGTGTGTTCTTGCACCAATGGGATCAGTTTTAGGGTCATATTTAAGTACAGGAATTACATGGCTTTATGATACGACTGGATTTTTAGCAGTAGGTGTTGTGTGTGGTGTTTATGTTTTCCTATGTATGACAGGAATGCATACAGCATTATTACCTATTTTATTTACAATGTTAGCAACCGTTGGTTATGAACCAATCACTGTCATCGCTAGTATGTTATATACAATCAATCAAGGTGTTGTGACTTTGGTAGTTGCTGCAAAAACAAAAGATAAGGATGTGAAATCTGAAGCATTAACATGTACAATTACTTCGTTTGTTGCAGGTATTTCAGAACCAGCATTATTTGGTTTCTCATTAAAAAATAAAAAACTTTTATACTGTTCAATGATTGGATGCTTTTGTGGTGGCATTTATGCAGGATTAATGAAAGTTTATTGTTTTGCAGTGGCTGGTACAGTAGGATTTTTGGGATTACCAGGATTTATTGGTTCTGATTCAATGAATCTTATTAATATGATTATTGCGATTGCAATTTCATGTATTGTGACTTTTGTTTTAGGAATTAAATTTGGATATCAAAATAAGGAGGAAATCAAATGTTAA
- a CDS encoding relaxase/mobilization nuclease domain-containing protein — protein sequence MATTGMWAVKNRLDHLVNYVSNPYKTIGLETVIDYTTNGEKTIEKRYVTYLNCLFDNPKLSMVNTKRHFHDESEILAFHGYQSFEEDEVNADLAHQLGVEFAKKMWGDRFEVIVSTHLDTDNIHNHFLLNSTSFVDGKRYCNTYNDIQNMRNISDELCREHNLSVVEFKQYVGKSRKQVFHNDRLKEIVREAVDQVISVSYTDRQFYNELELEGYEIKITERNISVRHPLHRKFIRLKSLGDDYTKEKLIDRILDFNKDKYNTSPYGRLGFDIKPYCQQYEQRRLTGLQRLFLHYQYKLKILPRNNRCKLSPFEKEELQKAVQKMEEFNQQTIILCKNKIETFDDLYSHMDKIENELNHLIKERQKARNQVRKYKTKEQKDEQKLIAKSYTPEIGKLRKELMYCQKIEERSLGINKFLNEHEKQKRRKERTR from the coding sequence ATGGCAACAACAGGAATGTGGGCAGTAAAGAATCGTTTAGACCATTTAGTTAATTATGTTTCCAATCCATATAAAACAATTGGATTGGAAACTGTTATCGATTATACGACTAATGGTGAAAAGACTATTGAAAAAAGATATGTCACTTATCTTAACTGTTTATTTGATAATCCAAAATTAAGCATGGTCAATACGAAGAGGCATTTCCATGATGAAAGCGAAATACTAGCATTTCATGGCTACCAGTCATTTGAAGAAGATGAAGTCAATGCAGATTTGGCACATCAGTTAGGTGTGGAGTTTGCAAAAAAGATGTGGGGAGATAGGTTTGAGGTGATTGTTTCAACACATTTGGATACTGATAATATTCATAATCATTTTCTATTAAACTCAACATCATTTGTAGATGGAAAAAGATATTGTAATACCTATAATGATATTCAAAATATGAGAAATATATCTGATGAATTATGCAGAGAACATAATTTATCAGTTGTAGAATTTAAACAATATGTAGGCAAGTCAAGAAAACAGGTTTTCCATAATGATAGACTTAAAGAAATTGTTAGAGAAGCAGTTGATCAGGTAATCAGTGTCAGTTATACAGATAGACAATTCTATAATGAACTTGAACTAGAAGGCTATGAAATCAAAATAACTGAAAGGAATATTTCTGTTAGGCATCCATTACATCGCAAATTTATTCGTTTGAAATCATTAGGTGATGATTATACAAAAGAAAAACTAATTGATAGAATATTAGATTTTAATAAAGATAAATATAATACATCACCATATGGACGATTAGGATTTGATATTAAGCCATATTGTCAGCAATATGAACAACGAAGATTAACAGGATTACAGAGATTGTTCCTTCACTATCAGTACAAATTAAAAATCTTACCACGTAATAATAGATGCAAGTTAAGTCCGTTTGAAAAGGAAGAATTACAAAAAGCAGTACAAAAGATGGAGGAATTTAATCAGCAGACAATCATTCTTTGTAAGAATAAAATTGAAACTTTTGATGATTTATACAGCCATATGGATAAGATTGAAAATGAACTTAACCATCTTATCAAGGAAAGACAAAAAGCAAGAAATCAAGTGAGAAAATATAAAACTAAAGAGCAAAAAGATGAACAAAAGTTAATAGCAAAATCATATACACCAGAGATAGGAAAGTTAAGAAAAGAATTAATGTATTGTCAAAAAATAGAAGAACGTTCATTAGGTATCAATAAATTTTTAAACGAACATGAAAAACAAAAGAGAAGAAAGGAAAGAACAAGATGA
- a CDS encoding class I SAM-dependent methyltransferase yields the protein MEYSKEDLIEAKRQILGGRENMGTEESKKIWEKNAQFWDNAMGDESNEFHREVVRPKVTELLSPNPADYILDIACGNGNYSSYLAQRGASIVAFDYSKKMIELAKRRQSQYAKQIEFCVADATNRESILELKRNRAFTKAVSNMAIMDITDIEPLLMAVYELLEESGIFVFATQHPCFITLTEKYMTPHSYYGIAIEGQPEEQIYYHRSIQDIFNLCFRAGFVIDGFYEECFKNNKEIPMVMIVRLKKVKRDSLK from the coding sequence ATGGAATATAGTAAGGAAGATTTAATTGAAGCAAAAAGGCAAATTTTGGGAGGGAGAGAGAACATGGGAACAGAGGAAAGTAAAAAAATCTGGGAGAAAAACGCACAATTTTGGGATAATGCAATGGGTGACGAATCTAATGAATTTCACAGAGAGGTAGTACGTCCCAAAGTAACGGAACTTCTATCTCCTAATCCTGCGGATTACATTTTGGATATTGCGTGTGGCAATGGAAATTATTCTTCGTATCTTGCACAAAGAGGCGCTTCGATTGTCGCTTTTGATTACAGCAAAAAAATGATAGAGTTGGCTAAAAGACGGCAATCACAATATGCAAAACAAATTGAATTTTGTGTAGCGGATGCGACCAATAGAGAAAGTATATTAGAATTAAAAAGAAATCGAGCCTTTACGAAAGCAGTTTCTAATATGGCAATTATGGATATTACGGATATTGAACCACTTCTTATGGCTGTTTATGAACTGTTGGAGGAAAGCGGAATTTTTGTCTTTGCAACGCAACACCCTTGTTTTATCACGTTGACTGAAAAATATATGACACCGCACAGTTACTATGGTATAGCGATTGAAGGGCAACCGGAGGAGCAGATTTATTATCATCGTTCCATACAAGATATTTTTAACCTTTGTTTTAGAGCTGGATTTGTCATTGATGGATTTTATGAAGAATGTTTCAAAAACAACAAAGAAATTCCTATGGTAATGATAGTAAGGCTTAAAAAGGTAAAACGTGATAGCTTAAAATAA